From the genome of Etheostoma cragini isolate CJK2018 chromosome 23, CSU_Ecrag_1.0, whole genome shotgun sequence:
ATGAGCCAAAATGTCTATTATGCACAGACAACACAGAAGCATGTATATGGAAACATTTGTAGCACAATTACATCCCTGTTAggttaaaatatacatttcgCTGATAGCACCTACTTTGTTTCAACTTTAAGAACTCTTGAATCCTGAGAAGCCTTAAAAGGTACAATGTGAAGCAATTCACATGTATTGATCATTTTGTATTGGCAATGTATAAACGGATTGTAATGTAACTTAAAAACTGAGACCTTCCCCAACTTTTGGGGTTTTCTAGCCTGTGAAATTCGTAGGATGTGATGTTTATGCACGCTCCCAAATACCCTGATTCTCTTTAGCTCCCATACAGCGCCAACATTGTGCTACATTACCTAACATTAGCTTAGAAATGGAGGTCAACAAACGACTGGCACCCACAACACAGAATCCAAAACAAAGTCCACGTAGGCACAACATTTCTTTTGTGACCGACATTGCGGAAAATAAAAGGTTAACAATGGCAGGGCCTTTTGATTCATGGAGATACCTTTGTTTGGTTTTTGGGATCAAAACGGACCCTGAGCTGGCTTTCTTCCCATTGGACTGGTATACTAACATTATTGCAAAGCTTGTGAAATATATTGTAATAGTGTAGCTTTAGCTAGCTAATGAAAGCTTGCTTGCTAATGAGGAAAAATTGCTAGATAGCTAACATAGCAAGATATTGAATGGAGTGGATAACATCAGCCAATTCTTTCAGACTGATCTGGCGGGTATATTGGCTAGCTTGCTGTTTGTAAGTAATTTTATGCATTTTAGCATGTCTTATTAATAACAAGGAATTTCTGAAAATTCTACATAGTGCCTTATAGTGATAAAATCCTCAGTATTCCTAGAtaatatgatgaaaaaaaaaaatgtctaaatgccACCATGGTGGAATTTGTATGACTTGTTGTTTTGAAAACAGCATATAATTGActtaaaagaaacaacacaaattgTGCATTTTTGTCTCATCTCTAAGTAATGTTTGgtaatggagtctggtggaaaGAGTGTCTCTGCAGCCTGGTAAAATTATCTACATATAAACAGTCAAGTTGCGAGATAATTAAtgagaaaaagacatttcatcCACTATTGTATGCTGTGATTCTGATCCGTGcgttagtcttttcttttccatctctcACCTGTACTCTCCAAATGTCCCATCATCCTCCTTCATAGGCTGGATCTCTGGGTCTTGGTGAGcatcttctttctctttcactgtagatttaaaaagaagataattgtgttttaatatttccATGTGAATAGGTCTgaaattacagtaatgtgtgcATTACCTGGGTATTTGCCACCCTTGTTCCTTTTGATGAAACACACTATGAGAAGCACCAAGATGAGGAGAGCGATGGCACACATCAGTCCAATAAACCAGCCCTGGGTGGCAATGTCTACCTGTCGGTTAGGTACAgctagacacacacatgcacagaaaggAGAAGGGAAAGATGGAGACCAACAGTTACCATGACTGTCAGTCCAAATCTCAATCCAGGCTGTTAAAATGATGGAATCGTTTTTCTTCATGCTGAGCAACACTGAGATTAAAATAGGCTGTAAACACAGAAATTTAATTTTCAAGTGGATTAATATGCAATGAttgtttaaacacacaaaaaactaaacagtaaaacaatggACATCTTAGTGATGATTTTAAGTGACATGCATCAGACCGACCGTTGATAGCAACTTCTGACATATTAGTACACTAAACTAGAAAACTAACTACCTTACATTCATGTCTGAATGTAGCATTGTATGTCTGATAATGAGATAGTGCTACAACAGAAAAGAGATGagaaaaatgagacaaacaagaaacacaaagaccGTCTATCCTGAGGCATGCCGCCTCACCTGGCACCGCAACCAACACTTCGTCTGTGCTGTGAACCGTCGGGTCAGCTGGGTCTCTAGCTACCACTCGCACCTTATAGGATGTCCCCGGCTTTAAACCTTTTATCATATGCCAGTGTGAACCATTTACCAACTCCCTTTTCCAGTCCTCTTTACCTGGAATTGTTGAAGTggatggagaggaaaagaatAGAATAATAGTAGAATAATTATTGGATGGTATTTAAACATCTGTTTGATGGTTATACATCAAATTGATTCAATTCTATAAAAAAGCCAATCAATACATGCACCCATGTTCTGAGATGACTGCAAATACAAAGCAAAGCCTTACTGTTTTCTACAACATATTCCACATATACATTCTTATGGTGTCCAAAGTAATCCCAACTGATCACTGCACCGTCCTCCAACATGGACGTGTTAACTTTGCCAAACGCAGGGCCTACAGGCGGCACTGCGcacacaagagaaaaaaaagacatcaaggGCTTTAATTCCAGAGTGTACAAATTTCACAAAGTCCTTGCAATGAAATAAAGCCTTTCCAATACTGGTCATAAACTCATAAGGAGCAAGtagaaataacattaaaaagaaataaacaacacacattgtGTTAGTCTTTAGGATAAAGCTGGTGCCTATAAACAAAACCAGAAAGAAATACTTCAGCTACTGTAACTTGGGCTGCCAAATTCAAGtcaagaattaaaaagaaactccATGTCTGTTTGAGTTTTAGGTTAAAAAAGTACAACTGATCGGGGCCTCAATTTACAAGCATTTGGCTGTTGGCCATCTGTCCGAACTCAGTTTAAGAAAAATATCCCTCTATACAAAACAATATATGGCCACACCGTTTTTATTATATGACAAAAGTACTTTGAGCACAGTGTCAGATCCTGCCACAACATAGAATGAGGTCAGttaaaaacaagtcaaacaaaAGTCAGGTAAGAAAATTTCCCATTAATAGAActgttattttaaagatttgttttttcagagatggaacatatttttttccagGGCAGATAATAAGTGAAGATTTTTCAGGGGTTAGAAGGAGATACAGGGAGTGCTTGTACCCTTGTGAAACGGGGGGTGCGGAGACTGAGTGATGGGGGAGGTTGGGTGAGGGGGCTCTGAAGGGCCTGAAAGAACATGGAAAAGAGTGAGACAACACGCATACATAACAAAGTAGACAGCATACAGGGAACAGCAGGCCACTGTTTTGCAGAAAAACTTATTAAAAACTAACTAACatgcttatttaaaaacatgttacaaCATCTCTCAAATCCAAGATTTAGGGAGGAGTTACGCACCTGGTTCACCAtccaaacaaatgaaataacagCACTTCAGCATgcatattttcaaaatgaaattctagtcatttatatacacacacacacacacacacacacacacacacacacaaaaaacgtttttttagcATCAGCCGGTATATAAAGTATACGTTAGTACTGGACTGAAACATTCACAAGCATCATGCGTAAaacttcaaatgaaaatgtgttcaaTTGAAGAGGGCAAATACAAGAGGTAAAGACAGCAAGCACAGCTAATTCTAAAAACCAGTACTTTAACTTATGTTGCAGTAAGTGCGACCTATTCTCCCAGAACAGGACACAAGCATGGTTTCCTTGCAGACACAATGGAAGTCATTTAATCCTATTTATTCACTTTCACATTCTAAGACATGCTAATTTTGCAACATGCAGGGATAATTTAACCAAAGACAATTTCTATGCGAAGCTATTGTTCCATTTCTAATATCTGATGATATGAATAACATGCAGGTGCTTCCAGTGGCAAACTTGGGTTACCTTTGCCCATCTCTACAGTGGGCTTAGTTCGAGCTttagacagaagaaaaaagaaaaagagatagaGGGGATATAAATTGTGGAATCCAGTAGGACCTCATGTGTGTGCACTTAAGCTCACAGGAAGGCCTAATATCTGTCAGAGCACTGTGATTCTGACCCTTGCACTACTTATATGTTATATAAAAGGACTttgtccttttcctctttttctgcttGTAATTAGCTACACAGATAAAGCTAAGTGGCTAAAATAACTCACTTGTGTCCATGGCTGTGAAGGCTTCCTCTGTGATGATGGGGCCAGAGCCCTTTATTGTCTTTGCACTCATGTAAAACTTGTAGAGCATGCTAGAGTTCAGGTTGCCCAGGGTAATGGTGGTCTCGTTGGCAAGGAAGTTGATTACCTTGACAGGCCCCAGTTCATTGGTGGTGTtgactgcagagacagagtTAAGGAGTGATATGAGGAAAGTGAAAGGAATGCACAATGTGGTTTTCCATTTGCAGAAATTACGCATAATACTGAGTAGAACACAACAGCCAACACAACAGGCAACAGACAGGTGTGTCAGGCAGCTGGTAAGCCTACCCGGTTGGTATTTTAGTGTGTATCCAGCGAGGCGTCCATTGTTGTTCATTGGTGGGCCCCATTCCAGAGTGAGAGAGTCCAAACCAGGGTTTATGACATTCAGAAAAGAAGGAGGCCCTGGGactgaaaacaaaaccagaacCACAGTCATGGTCGGGACATTGCACAGGACCATTCATGGGTATTTATAGTGTAAGAACATGAGAGGGTTGTTGTGTAGCAGAACATGGACCTTTATGATTGTTAGGGGATTTTCACATTGTTGCTAGGGTGTACCATGAGGTTTCACACAGAATAAGGGTGTAACTCAAGGCTTGTAAGGGTTTCCAGGTAGTTTTAGGGAATTACAAGGAGGTTGGTATGGCATTCAATTGCAAGGGTGTAGCGTCAGGTTTGCTAGGTCGTTTGGGATTTCTATCGACACTCTTGGTGGTTGCTAGGGTAGGTAACTGTGCTGATTCTGTGTGGTTTTCAACAAGTACTGGAAGGTTGTTGTCACATGCAGTAAGTAGTACTAATAATGCAAGTTATAGCAACCATAGTATTAATAGTAGGTATCAAAAGACAGATACAGTACAATAGATGTTCTTATGTATTCAAAAACTGGTTTAGTGCAATTGTGGTCATCATTTCATATTTGGAGGTAGTTTCAAGAAAAGATATGCACAATGCTTTAGGCCTGCAGAACAACCACATCAACCAACGTCAGCCATACACACCTCCTTCAGGTGTCTCAAATGTCTTGCTGGGGCTAGCAGGCCCTTCTCCTTTGATATTAAGGACTCTGACGGTGAGGTTGTAGAGGCTGTAAGGCTGGAGGCCTGGTAGACGCCCCTCGCTACGATTCCCACTAAACGTCAAAAcctgctcctgctgctctgtgtcctcctgtgtctcATGCAAGCCACGAATGCGTCGGAAGTATACCTAGAGGAAACACACCAGGAGGTCATTCTTGTATTAACCTGTTGTGCACTTTAagtcaaatgtgtttattagcTTATTTTCAGTGCAGTTTGGAAGCACATCTTGCACTAATACTGTGCAAATACTTAAGATTTATAAAGGTCTGAGCTAAATATTTTGAGATTGAATTTAATATATGCTGTCATTTCATTCTGACTTCACAGTGCAGCAGTATTGAGGGGCGACTGGAATTTTGGATAAAACACTGTTTCAGTTTGGTGGTAGATTGTGACAATGACCAGTTTATCTGGAGGGGTTTTCACTTGCAACTTAAAGTGAGACTTATTTAAAGCCACtttataaaactaaattacCTGAACATAAGCCATAGTTACTGAAGTACACCTGGCTTGAATGGCAATAACATTCACAGTTTAACAGTGTGTTGTTGGTTGTATTTATAGCTCATATTAGATTGCCTTGTGGTTtggactttatttttgatttctgTGCTGGGGGAGCAACATACTGAAAGGCTGGCCAATATATGTCTATGCCTAAATTGGGTAATTGATCATGTCGGTGCAGTGAACATATTGTCAAAGCTTTTTGCTCattctgtatatatacactgaaTGGGTGCTGTTAGCTGAAATTCAGGGATTGAATACATGgcaaaatgttaaatacattAGTGTTGCTGGGTAATTGTTTCAGAATTAGTGTGTGAGTGCAAAAGCTATAACATGCAAGGGTTTTAACCTTATTGTGTGGGCTTGAGTTTTGTCACCAGTAGCCCCACCTGCTACAACCAAAGACATGCTGTAGAAATAACCATTTATCAATCAATACCTTGTATCCTTGTAGTTTTCCTCTAACTGATTGTAAAGAAACAGGCTCCCAGTGTACTTCCGCGAGTGTGCTGTTGTGAACCATGACCTGCACACTATCAGGAGCAGACAACGGCACTGCAGAGACATATGAAAGAAAAGCAGTTTAGATCTAGTTTGAAGTCACTAGACTTATAATGAATAGTAGGATAATAAGAAATATAAACTGGCATCTACCCAAACCGCTGCACAAGTTTATCAAACATGTAAACGGATCAATGGTCAAAAGTGGTAACTGAACTTTCAATCTTACCCATGAGAAACAAAATGGCAACCAATGTTGACTGAACCCTCCAAAAAAGATTTTCATATTAACACTGAATCTAATGATAATTGTCAGGTGGCGCTAGACAAATTATGTCTTTTATTGATGactaaacaaaagaaaaacatgtttgcattaaaaaaaactctgaaaggTATATTACAATAGTCTCACTATTTGTGAGGCTGGGTCGGGTCAGAGGGTAGAGCAGGTACGCATATCTTtcgaggtttatgcctcaacgcaGATGTCTAGGGATCAAATCCGACCTGTAATGACTTTTAGgcatgtcttcccctttctctctcctcactctcacctagctgtcctatcaaataaacgCAGAAAAGTcccaaaataattaaaaaaaaataacataaaaaaatctgttcactTACAGTCTTCTCCAGAGTATCCAATCACTACTTCAGGCTCTGGGCCGCTGCCATAATCGTTTATAGCTTGAACCTTGATCTCGTAGGGCACGTACGTTGGAGTTCCAGACACAATAAACTGGGAAACGTTAGCCACAGTCTTTGAGGACCAATCCTCCTCAACATCCTTTTGTCTCCATAGCACTTTGTACTCCAGACCGGGTCCGTTAGCCAGAAATCCTGTCAGCGGCTGTACAGAgattgtatttattcatttctgtgagttgctgaaaaaaaacacttaaaatattctATCTTAACTTCTATCTTTAATTGCATACATAATAACAATCTGAAAGGATAGCTTACTGTCCAAGAGATAACCAAGTTGCCAGGCTGTGTTCCTACACCCTGAACATCTGATGGATTTTCATCAGGAGCTGGAAAAAACAAGGACATTGATGGTtcaatctgatgtttttttttagcatttaaaatattgcatacatttttttgtggaaggTGACCATGTTAATCACCTGAAGGGTTAGTCCTGTATTGGCTTGACGGCTGGCTGGGCCGGCTGTAGCCAACGCCATTCAGAGCCAGGACTCTGAAGGAGTAGTAGACATAAGGAGAGAGGTTTAACTGCACTGTGGTGCTAGTACCAGGAGTATCGGTCAGGTTGATCCAAACTCCTGGCTGGTGGAGCAGATCCTCATATTGGATCAGAAACTCTAgggaagatggaaaaaaaaaaaagatcaaagtgTAGACACTGCcacaaagaaatatatatttttgtatatatattctATGTATATTAAGCTGGGGTAGCTCATTGCTCATCATGCTAACTACCAAATTCCTGTCCTGTTTAATCCCACAAAACTACAATTGCTGCTTGCCGAAACATAAACTAAATCTGCACAATGAAGGATTCTgacttttcaaatgtgaaaatgctAAAAAGTGTAGTGTAGTTTGATACATTGAACATTTCATACTCTGTGTAGGGCTGTTGTGTTCATCTCCGGGGGTCCAGGTGAGCTGAACGCTCCTCTCTGCCTGGTCAGTTATTTCCAGGTCTGTCGGAGGGTCAGGATTCCCTGCAAACACAAGgaccacaaaaaaatgaaaagtctcTCTCTGCTATTTGATTACAGCAAGTCATTGCTACTGTTTTGAAGGAAACTTTTGACACTGAAAACAGAGTTCTACAATGCCCGTGGAATAAAAGTAAACTAACAAGAGTTGGACTGTAGACCAACATGCCGCCGTTCATTTAATAGAACATCTGCATTCAATACACAGCAGGCAGTTTGTAACATTATTAAGAAAACCATGtttcttaatgttttatttgaaagtgCAGTATTATTTTGTGCAATTAAACATTTTGAGATtgtgcacacccacacaggtgttttacTTCTTACTGATTTTACCTCTGCAGTCAATTACATTGAGCACAAACACCTGAGAAGGGTCTCAATCAGGCAGGTCAAGTAAAAACACCTGTATGGTTGAACAGTGCATGCAGAGGCAGTGTTTTTCACAATACAATCAAATTATAAAATCCTTACCccatataaaacaaaattaaataaacagaaaatggtacaatatgaaatatgaaacgAGCAAGAAGAACAGccaacataaaataaacactgcggtgaaatgaaatgttttacaaacaGAACTTGACCATAGTAATTTAAAAATCCTAATCTGGGCACATTGTTTACCGTAGACAATAGGTGGAGTAGGAGTTGGCTCTGAGACAGCAAGAAgcaaaagtaaagtacaagagGAAATGTTAGTGACAGATATTAGAAACAGCAGAAAAGCAGGGAAAATACTGTGGTATTGTGACAATAAGAACTGATACCTGCTATTTCTGAAAGTTGAAAGTGGTGAAATAATGGTTTCAGTGTACTTCAATACTGCTATTTCCATATAAATCATAAGGCAtggcagctttatttatatagcacatttcagcatcaaggcaattcaaagtgctttccataaaatattaaacagcagttaaaacattcattaaagagaatataaaaacagctaaaatagaatgagacatgttaaaatgcaagaataaacagtgcagtgtaagaaattaaCTGTTTTACTTGATGCAGCAAAAAATAGAAACGTCACACCCTTTGGACAGAAAGCATACATCTCCCAGACAACCTGAGAGATCTGAAGGGTTCATAATGTCGCAttagatcagaaatgtattttggccctaaaccaatTAGTGCTTAAGAAACCATCAATcgtaatttcaattcaattctttGAGCGACAGGAAGCCAATGTAAAGAACTCAGAAATGGATTGTGATCCACTTTCTTGGTCGTAGTGAGGACTCAAGGAGCAGCTGCAATCGGCTGCAGCTGTCTAATGATTTTTTTGGGAGACCTGTAAATACACTATTACAGTAGTGTagtctactgaagataaaagcacAGATATGTTTTTCCAAAGCCTGCTGTGACATTAAGTCATTTAACCCTTGATTTATTGTTAAAGTGATAGTAATGTAGGTtcactttgtaattgtcttattCTGGCTGTTAAAAtgcaggtctgagtccatgactacaccaacaTTTCTGGCTTTTTCCGTTGTGTTTAACATTGCCCATTGAACCCGACTGCTGACTTTTAATCATTCCTCTTTGGCTCCAAAAACCAATACCTcagttttgtctttctttaattcaaggaagttctggcacatccaatCGTTGATTTGTTCAAGGcatttagtgtttgttttggaCCATATTCCCCTGGTGATATGGTtatctaaatgtgtgtgtcgtcTGCGTAATTATGGtcatttattgtgttgttttccataattgGGCAGCGGAAGCATGTAGATGATAAACAGAataggccccagaatggagccttggcaAACCTTGCATGTCATATTTGTCTGCTCAGATATGTAATTACCTATAGACGTAAACTAGCCTCTGTTATTTAAGTAGGACTCAAATCAGTTTAGTACTGTGCCAGAAAGTCCAAACCTGTTTTCCAATCGGTGTAGTAACGTGTTGTGGTTGACcatgtcaaatgcagcactgagatcaagtaatattTTGAGTGAAGATTTTTCATTGAAGACTTTAAGAGCAGTCTAATTGCTGTGGCAGAAGACCtgactgaaagacatcagaACAGCTGATTTCCTATGGGCCTGTGATTGCTCATTAGAGACACACCAAActtgctctttttattttaaaattgattacAGAAGTTTTTAGGACCTGTGGTAAGATATCagaaagaagagatgtgtttaCAATCTGTTAAAGATCTGAAGCCAAACACTTTGCAACATTTTGGAAGAAGGCTATTGACAGAATATCAAGGAAGCAGATTCCAGATGTTGCATAATTTCCTTCAGTGGGTGATTACATAAAAAGTGTGTCATGGtactttaactgtttttgtgtggacACAGGGACCAACGCATATCCTGTACATGGAATGGAGCCACTGACTGCAAGcaggacagaaaagaaaacagattttttcctttgtgttgacTCTAAACCAATACTATATGTTGATGGTTCATTTATCTGTTTcattacaattctttttttttttttttatatgaattcACTGTGTGTGATTTCCACACAATCCCTGTTACATCTGGTAACCCGTTGCTTATGAAATACCCTGGAAAGCACTGGGAACATACCTACGACAGTCAGCATAGCGCTGGCTGAGTCCTGGTCCAGGGTGGTGTTCTGAATGCAGGTGTAGGTGCCCTCATCTTCATCTGTCACATCTCTGATGGTCAAACTGTCCCCGTCCACATCAAACCTGATGAGGATGATtcgtttatttttattttctccaagtTGTATCACTGTTTTTTCACGGTGCAAAATTGTTTCActtgttaaaatgtcattaattatCTATTATAGGTCTTTGTACCTCTCATCATCAGGGAGCTCTCCATTATCCTTGAGCCAGATCACAGTGGGAATGAGGGATGGGTCATGTTTGACTTTACACTCAAACACAGCGCTCATTCCTCTCTGTACATCCTTGTACTCTGGCTGTTTCAGGATACGGGTGGGCTCTGgacaatggagaaaaaaaagaatttataCTAATAAATAACACAGCTTGACCTAATGGTTATGTAGGCCTAAAATATAATCTATGTATGAGCTATTATAGTATTTAACAGGATAAGTGTTTATATCTATATCTGACCTTTAACCTCCAGGTAGACGTGGTTCTCCTTGAGCCCTAGGTTGTTGGAGGCGATGCAGGTGTACTTCCCACTGTGTAATGGCTGGGCCACGTGAATCTCCAATGTACCATTCTCATGGATTACATAAGGGTCACCATTCTTAACACTGGTCTGGCTGTCTTTGAACCTTCACGAAACCGCAAAAGAATTGTGTTTAAGTGTTTGACGGTGTTGTGCAGAAAAACTGGGGAGGCAATGGCTAAATGAACAAGACTTTGAATGTCACTGGCGTTACCTATGCAAACCTGGTCTGAATCTTACCATGTAATGGTTGGTATTGGTGAGCCAAAGGAGGCACAGTGAAGTAATGCAGGGTTGTTGGTGATGACCTGGTACACTCCGTTGGGTGGAGTAAGCACCCTTGGTGCCTCGGCTATGGAAAGAAGCCCAACATTATATGAATCAATATAATCTTCCctcttgctcacacacacacacacacacacacaaataaacaagcaCACACCGTGGgctgtatgtcaaaaatgtatgaCCAACTTATATATCTAAATTCATATTTACAAATAATAGATGAACTTACCAAGAACGTTGACAAAAGCGTTTGCCAACAGGTAACCAAATTCATTGGATGCGTTACACTGGTAGACAGCACTGGACCCAGTTTTCACAAAGCTAAGAATCACAGTGTCATCATCCACCTTCCGACTGTGGTCCTCAGGTGCGTCTATTACAAGGCAACAGACAGAAATAGTGGTCaatagaaagaaacaaaaaaaagaaggtttttcAACTGTACTATTAAAGTTTTGTCAACGTAGAAACGACTCATAACAATCCTGGTGCATTATGTTATACAATAGAGAATACCatgcagtaaaaaaacactGGGATTGGGACTTTAATTCCCACTACA
Proteins encoded in this window:
- the nrcama gene encoding neuronal cell adhesion molecule a isoform X16; this translates as MTHPTMDKNRKWVPGFGAMLLILLSHTTSALEVPLDLPQPPTITLQSPKDYIFDPRENIVIHCEAKGKPHPSFSWTRNGTHFDVEKDSKVLMKPGSGTLVIDISGEKAEAYEGTYQCTAHNEHGTAVSNNIVIRQSRSPLWSKERNEAIVVQMGVSLVLQCRPPAGLPPPVIFWMDNNFQRLPLDKRVSQALNGDLYFSNVLPEDNRNDYICYARFPHTQTIQQKQPISVTVLDMEAMNETVAALYNVTDFYSDSPEGERRPGFMTPLGITSTKMVLRGETLELECIADGLPTPEISWQKDGGELPSSRMSFYNFKKTLKVSDVNEADAGDYRCTATNKLGTAQHVIKVSVKAAPFWVSAPRNLILAPNETGILTCRVNGEPKPKISWFVNGVPIENAPEDHSRKVDDDTVILSFVKTGSSAVYQCNASNEFGYLLANAFVNVLAEAPRVLTPPNGVYQVITNNPALLHCASFGSPIPTITWFKDSQTSVKNGDPYVIHENGTLEIHVAQPLHSGKYTCIASNNLGLKENHVYLEVKEPTRILKQPEYKDVQRGMSAVFECKVKHDPSLIPTVIWLKDNGELPDDERFDVDGDSLTIRDVTDEDEGTYTCIQNTTLDQDSASAMLTVVGNPDPPTDLEITDQAERSVQLTWTPGDEHNSPTQKFLIQYEDLLHQPGVWINLTDTPGTSTTVQLNLSPYVYYSFRVLALNGVGYSRPSQPSSQYRTNPSAPDENPSDVQGVGTQPGNLVISWTPLTGFLANGPGLEYKVLWRQKDVEEDWSSKTVANVSQFIVSGTPTYVPYEIKVQAINDYGSGPEPEVVIGYSGEDLPLSAPDSVQVMVHNSTLAEVHWEPVSLQSVRGKLQGYKVYFRRIRGLHETQEDTEQQEQVLTFSGNRSEGRLPGLQPYSLYNLTVRVLNIKGEGPASPSKTFETPEGVPGPPSFLNVINPGLDSLTLEWGPPMNNNGRLAGYTLKYQPVNTTNELGPVKVINFLANETTITLGNLNSSMLYKFYMSAKTIKGSGPIITEEAFTAMDTTVPNRQVDIATQGWFIGLMCAIALLILVLLIVCFIKRNKGGKYPVKEKEDAHQDPEIQPMKEDDGTFGEYSDTEDHKPLKGSRTPSNGTVRRDESDDSLVDYGEGGDGQFNEDGSFIGQYSGKKEKDTHEGNESSEAPSPVNAMNSFV
- the nrcama gene encoding neuronal cell adhesion molecule a isoform X15, yielding MTHPTMDKNRKWVPGFGAMLLILLSHTTSALEVPLDPKVLEGLPQPPTITLQSPKDYIFDPRENIVIHCEAKGKPHPSFSWTRNGTHFDVEKDSKVLMKPGSGTLVIDISGEKAEAYEGTYQCTAHNEHGTAVSNNIVIRQSRSPLWSKERNEAIVVQMGVSLVLQCRPPAGLPPPVIFWMDNNFQRLPLDKRVSQALNGDLYFSNVLPEDNRNDYICYARFPHTQTIQQKQPISVTVLDMEAMNETVAALYNVTDFYSDSPEGERRPGFMTPLGITSTKMVLRGETLELECIADGLPTPEISWQKDGGELPSSRMSFYNFKKTLKVSDVNEADAGDYRCTATNKLGTAQHVIKVSVKAAPFWVSAPRNLILAPNETGILTCRVNGEPKPKISWFVNGVPIENAPEDHSRKVDDDTVILSFVKTGSSAVYQCNASNEFGYLLANAFVNVLAEAPRVLTPPNGVYQVITNNPALLHCASFGSPIPTITWFKDSQTSVKNGDPYVIHENGTLEIHVAQPLHSGKYTCIASNNLGLKENHVYLEVKEPTRILKQPEYKDVQRGMSAVFECKVKHDPSLIPTVIWLKDNGELPDDERFDVDGDSLTIRDVTDEDEGTYTCIQNTTLDQDSASAMLTVVGNPDPPTDLEITDQAERSVQLTWTPGDEHNSPTQKFLIQYEDLLHQPGVWINLTDTPGTSTTVQLNLSPYVYYSFRVLALNGVGYSRPSQPSSQYRTNPSAPDENPSDVQGVGTQPGNLVISWTPLTGFLANGPGLEYKVLWRQKDVEEDWSSKTVANVSQFIVSGTPTYVPYEIKVQAINDYGSGPEPEVVIGYSGEDLPLSAPDSVQVMVHNSTLAEVHWEPVSLQSVRGKLQGYKVYFRRIRGLHETQEDTEQQEQVLTFSGNRSEGRLPGLQPYSLYNLTVRVLNIKGEGPASPSKTFETPEGVPGPPSFLNVINPGLDSLTLEWGPPMNNNGRLAGYTLKYQPVNTTNELGPVKVINFLANETTITLGNLNSSMLYKFYMSAKTIKGSGPIITEEAFTAMDTTVPNRQVDIATQGWFIGLMCAIALLILVLLIVCFIKRNKGGKYPVKEKEDAHQDPEIQPMKEDDGTFGEYSDTEDHKPLKGSRTPSNGTVRRDESDDSLVDYGEGGDGQFNEDGSFIGQYSGKKEKDTHEGNESSEAPSPVNAMNSFV
- the nrcama gene encoding neuronal cell adhesion molecule a isoform X14, whose translation is MTHPTMDKNRKWVPGFGAMLLILLSHTTSALEVPLDPKVLEGLPQPPTITLQSPKDYIFDPRENIVIHCEAKGKPHPSFSWTRNGTHFDVEKDSKVLMKPGSGTLVIDISGEKAEAYEGTYQCTAHNEHGTAVSNNIVIRQSRSPLWSKERNEAIVVQMGVSLVLQCRPPAGLPPPVIFWMDNNFQRLPLDKRVSQALNGDLYFSNVLPEDNRNDYICYARFPHTQTIQQKQPISVTVLDMEAMNETVAALYNVTDFYSDSPEGERRPGFMTPLGITSTKMVLRGETLELECIADGLPTPEISWQKDGGELPSSRMSFYNFKKTLKVSDVNEADAGDYRCTATNKLGTAQHVIKVSVKAAPFWVSAPRNLILAPNETGILTCRVNGEPKPKISWFVNGVPIENAPEDHSRKVDDDTVILSFVKTGSSAVYQCNASNEFGYLLANAFVNVLAEAPRVLTPPNGVYQVITNNPALLHCASFGSPIPTITWFKDSQTSVKNGDPYVIHENGTLEIHVAQPLHSGKYTCIASNNLGLKENHVYLEVKEPTRILKQPEYKDVQRGMSAVFECKVKHDPSLIPTVIWLKDNGELPDDERFDVDGDSLTIRDVTDEDEGTYTCIQNTTLDQDSASAMLTVVEPTPTPPIVYGNPDPPTDLEITDQAERSVQLTWTPGDEHNSPTQKFLIQYEDLLHQPGVWINLTDTPGTSTTVQLNLSPYVYYSFRVLALNGVGYSRPSQPSSQYRTNPSAPDENPSDVQGVGTQPGNLVISWTPLTGFLANGPGLEYKVLWRQKDVEEDWSSKTVANVSQFIVSGTPTYVPYEIKVQAINDYGSGPEPEVVIGYSGEDLPLSAPDSVQVMVHNSTLAEVHWEPVSLQSVRGKLQGYKVYFRRIRGLHETQEDTEQQEQVLTFSGNRSEGRLPGLQPYSLYNLTVRVLNIKGEGPASPSKTFETPEGVPGPPSFLNVINPGLDSLTLEWGPPMNNNGRLAGYTLKYQPVNTTNELGPVKVINFLANETTITLGNLNSSMLYKFYMSAKTIKGSGPIITEEAFTAMDTTVPNRQVDIATQGWFIGLMCAIALLILVLLIVCFIKRNKGGKYPVKEKEDAHQDPEIQPMKEDDGTFGEYSDTEDHKPLKGSRTPSNGTVRRDESDDSLVDYGEGGDGQFNEDGSFIGQYSGKKEKDTHEGNESSEAPSPVNAMNSFV